The genomic segment CCAAGAAGGAAATACAAGTTTCCGATATCGTAACGAATCCGGACCAACCTAGAATCTTCGGAAAAGAGGAAGTCGGAGATCTTGTGGAGTCCATGAAGCGCTTGGGCCTTATCGAGCCCATCGTTGTGCGCAAAGTGGGTAAAAAATTCCAGATTGTTGCGGGAGAGCGAAGATTCCAGGCGGCCAAGGTATTGGGTTGGAAATCTATACCGACCGTGGAGACGGACGCTTCCGAGGATAGATGTTACGAGATGGCTCTCGCGGAAAACGAGAAGAGAAAAAGTCTGAACCCTTGGGAGATCGGTAGAGCGATTCAGTTCCTTAGAAAGGAAAGGAAGAAAACCGCGGAAGAAGTGGGTAAAATCCTGGGATATACGGAAAGATACGTAAAGCAACTCAGCTCGATTGCGCGTCTGGACCAGAAATCTGTCTCCGAATTGATTAAGAGCGGGTCGGATCCGTCCGTGAAAAATCTGGAAACCCTTCTCAAGAAAAAAGAAGGACGAGGGGGTGAAACGATTTCACCCCGGAAGCCTGCGGAAAGAGTCGTCTTGGATTTGAGGGTTTTAAGCTCTAAGAATAGGGAATCCTTTCTGAGAGACTTGTCTTCCCTGAAGAAAAAATACGGATTGAGTTAGCCGATCTTTTTTCTGATTGGAGAAAACGCCGTTTCTTCGAATCTGTTCGTAACAGTCTATTTATTCCTAACATAGATCGTTAGAACTCTTATTCTTTAAGGAACTCAATGAAAATCGGCGTTATCGTTTCCTCGCTTAGAACTAAATCCGAATCTTCCAAGGTCGGAGAATTCTTATCCTCCAAATTGAAGGAAATGTCCGTGGACGTGTGGACCCTGGACTTGGGAAAGAATCCGCTTCCTCTTTGGGAAGAGACTCCTTCTTCCAAGGAAGTTTGGGAGGGAGTTTGGAAGCCGATAGACGAAAATCTAAAGAATTCGGAAGGATTCGTGATCATCACTCCCGAGTATAACGGAATGGCAAGCCCCGCGATTAAGAATTTTTTCCTGCATGCTGGGCTTGCACAGATGGGACACAAGCCGGCATTATTGGCTTCCGTTTCCTCCGGACGAGGAGGAGCTTTTCCGATCCAGGAGCTAAGAGGAAGCAGTTACAAGAATAGTAAGATATGCTATATTCCGGAACATTTGATTTTCCGAGATGCGGAGCATTTGCTTCTCGGGGCAGAGCCGGCTTCCGATGAGGATAGATACATCCGGGAAAGGAGCACATTCGCTCTCCGGATCCTTTTGGCGTATGCGACCGCTCTTTCGGAAATCCGTGAATCCGGAGTGGTGGTTGATCCTAAATTCAGAAACGGAATGTCCTAAGCAGGAAGGAACTCCTCACAAGGAAGGAGTTCCTTCTTCTAAAATGAGACATAATTCTTTCGAAGGCGGGGTGTTTTGTGGGTTATAGGAGTAGGGGAGGGAGTTCCTTCCTCCTTCGGGCTCGAGATTCGCAACTCGTTTCCCGATCTTTAAAGAAGGACGGGGCTTTTCTTTTCCCTCTAGGATTTTTTCGGGAATCGCAGTCAGATAGTCTGGAGCTTTCCGTTAGGAAAGGCTTTAGGTTAAGCAAACGGAATTGGAAATCGCGCAATCATGAATAAAATCAGCATCCAGGCAGGACAGATCATCTTTAGGGAAGGAGAAACGAATAATTCCATGTATATTATTCTCTCCGGAACCGTCGAAATATTCTTCACTCATAAGAACTCCGCGACTCGCCTTGCCTTGATGAAGAAGGGAGACTTTTTCGGAGAGATGGCTTTGTTCCGGTCTAAGCCCAGAACTGCGACTGCGAGGGCGGTCTTGGATACGGAGATGGTCGCGGTGGAATCCAAACAACAATTGGAGAGATATCTGATCGCTAATCCGGAATTCGCTGCAAAGATGGTCAGAATCCTTGCAGATAGGCTTGCGAATACCAACGAATTATTGATTTCTAAACTGAACGAGATCACTACCAAGGAAATCGAATACCAGATCCAAGACGCAGAATAATCGATTCTAGTAGGAAATCCTATCCTTTCCTGCGGCCTTGGCTTCGTACAATCTGGAATCTGAAACGGAGTAGAGACGGCTTCCGTCTTCCGAATCCGAAGGATATTCCGAAACCCCTCCCGAGACGGTGACTTCTATTCCGAAATCGTTCTTGGAAGAATTTCTCAAATAAGTTCTGAAACGATCTATGGCGATCTTAGCGTTGGCCTTTGTGGTTTCCGGAAGAATGACGGCGAATTCTTCTCCTCCGACTCTACAACTGATATCCTCAGTCCGGAAAGCGTACATCAGGGTCCCTGCGACCAATTTTAGGATATCGTCTCCGAATTCATGCCCCTTGGTATCGTTGATTCTCTTGAAATTGTCCAAATCGAAAAGGAATAAGCAGAAGCTTCTTTTGTAACGTTTGCTTCTGGTGATTTCTTTATTGAGTACCAGGTTGAAGTATCGGCGATTGTAAATGCCCGTGCCTTCGTCTATAACCGCATTCAGA from the Leptospira wolffii serovar Khorat str. Khorat-H2 genome contains:
- a CDS encoding ParB/RepB/Spo0J family partition protein, translated to MAKRADFAGLDLLTAFGGEETSKKEIQVSDIVTNPDQPRIFGKEEVGDLVESMKRLGLIEPIVVRKVGKKFQIVAGERRFQAAKVLGWKSIPTVETDASEDRCYEMALAENEKRKSLNPWEIGRAIQFLRKERKKTAEEVGKILGYTERYVKQLSSIARLDQKSVSELIKSGSDPSVKNLETLLKKKEGRGGETISPRKPAERVVLDLRVLSSKNRESFLRDLSSLKKKYGLS
- a CDS encoding NADPH-dependent FMN reductase, giving the protein MKIGVIVSSLRTKSESSKVGEFLSSKLKEMSVDVWTLDLGKNPLPLWEETPSSKEVWEGVWKPIDENLKNSEGFVIITPEYNGMASPAIKNFFLHAGLAQMGHKPALLASVSSGRGGAFPIQELRGSSYKNSKICYIPEHLIFRDAEHLLLGAEPASDEDRYIRERSTFALRILLAYATALSEIRESGVVVDPKFRNGMS
- a CDS encoding cyclic nucleotide-binding domain-containing protein encodes the protein MNKISIQAGQIIFREGETNNSMYIILSGTVEIFFTHKNSATRLALMKKGDFFGEMALFRSKPRTATARAVLDTEMVAVESKQQLERYLIANPEFAAKMVRILADRLANTNELLISKLNEITTKEIEYQIQDAE